Proteins encoded in a region of the Sugiyamaella lignohabitans strain CBS 10342 chromosome B, complete sequence genome:
- the RAD5 gene encoding DNA helicase RAD5 (DNA helicase/Ubiquitin ligase; involved in error-free branch of DNA damage tolerance (DDT) pathway; proposed to promote replication fork regression during postreplication repair by template switching; stimulates synthesis of free and PCNA-bound polyubiquitin chains by Ubc13p-Mms2p; required for error-prone translesion synthesis; forms nuclear foci upon DNA replication stress; associates with native telomeres, cooperates with homologous recombination in senescent cells; GO_component: GO:0000781 - chromosome, telomeric region [Evidence IDA] [PMID 24393774]; GO_component: GO:0005737 - cytoplasm [Evidence IEA,IEA]; GO_component: GO:0005737 - cytoplasm [Evidence IDA] [PMID 22842922]; GO_component: GO:0000790 - nuclear chromatin [Evidence IDA] [PMID 10880451]; GO_component: GO:0005634 - nucleus [Evidence IEA,IEA]; GO_component: GO:0005634 - nucleus [Evidence IDA] [PMID 22842922]; GO_function: GO:0005524 - ATP binding [Evidence IEA,IEA]; GO_function: GO:0003677 - DNA binding [Evidence IEA,IEA]; GO_function: GO:0008094 - DNA-dependent ATPase activity [Evidence IDA] [PMID 17936713]; GO_function: GO:0000403 - Y-form DNA binding [Evidence IDA] [PMID 17936713]; GO_function: GO:0000400 - four-way junction DNA binding [Evidence IDA] [PMID 17936713]; GO_function: GO:0009378 - four-way junction helicase activity [Evidence IDA] [PMID 17936713]; GO_function: GO:0004386 - helicase activity [Evidence IEA,IEA]; GO_function: GO:0016787 - hydrolase activity [Evidence IEA]; GO_function: GO:0016818 - hydrolase activity, acting on acid anhydrides, in phosphorus-containing anhydrides [Evidence IEA]; GO_function: GO:0046872 - metal ion binding [Evidence IEA,IEA]; GO_function: GO:0003676 - nucleic acid binding [Evidence IEA]; GO_function: GO:0000166 - nucleotide binding [Evidence IEA]; GO_function: GO:0008270 - zinc ion binding [Evidence IEA]; GO_process: GO:0006281 - DNA repair [Evidence IEA]; GO_process: GO:0006974 - cellular response to DNA damage stimulus [Evidence IEA]; GO_process: GO:0006302 - double-strand break repair [Evidence IGI,IMP] [PMID 16224103]; GO_process: GO:0042276 - error-prone translesion synthesis [Evidence IMP] [PMID 23142547]; GO_process: GO:0010994 - free ubiquitin chain polymerization [Evidence IDA] [PMID 19706603]; GO_process: GO:0006301 - postreplication repair [Evidence IDA] [PMID 17936713]; GO_process: GO:0000209 - protein polyubiquitination [Evidence IDA] [PMID 19706603]), which produces MTGLSDYKEYYKERSSGERPSKRVKFFTQETQTIQNLPDTAPATQTSFRSELESVVGPIDDSLSKKLEDKANGDVQRAINFYFDRSQIDLGHTSDSVTLAENEPADIHTEDESTSPLFANEPSDSITLDNNVLEHPDPSPPRSDSDGLVDTDAPSAESSHATLSSSLTNIQPVELSNNTSSSQSPPPAESSWEKRYIGSFQAEVWATRSGLKLVEYQEKLSVDRAATAVAPSNYGSGFGSKEDFVIRISNSKGQDFARLSENDARIVALLIDTNVCSFSGTCIYADSYVRIGGYIIIQIDCFIKRSAFYKDLILPDSATRVLGRKFRANNANSSNALQLFDNAKENGYERVMRLRQLALTGLFGKLGLNASDDDDNEEKSSGESYNGPDLVKGTQLMGSQIPNTSLNGNGGDTASPSDDEEEGRDVGQDDLDALYKRSERPDVHLDPVEPAPSFAFELRPYQKKGLNWMIQKETAVVASSSPASSQVERSADEENPNNEPMHPLWQAIEWPPIPTQHEEDVVYSKGARFYANLYSGELSLKFPTQKKSVLGGILADEMGLGKTISTMALVHSCQDTVPTATSPKRKNYLANTTLVIAPMSLLSQWESEALASSGPGTVNVLVYYGSSASSEFRKLVDSKEKVPKIIITSYGTLVSEYNNLVRFRKANGYDVNNESWQNSEDLKLFDFYNYTFYRIVLDEGHTIKNRNTKTTKACYELRSDKKWVLTGTPIVNKLEDLYSIVKFLGVEPWNNFNFWRSFITIPFQSKGYVKALHVVQSVMEPLVLRRTKNMKQEDGQALVVLPSKTVKIERVKFSEDEQALYSYIFARVKSSFDKKLEHGTVMKSYTAILSQILRLRQTCCHPSLVWSKFNEQVENELDDDMAVERDEMGTDSSQPESEIFNLRNKDLKDILNRFNQADSNEDNFQQTYGAEVMRGIIDGTEKECPICTTEPIPNDELAVTECWHVACLACILKHIEFQKKKNEVPRCPTCRATINAKRLFQVSSDSSKLTLYRDKTSQSAKLRCLIASLQADINNNTKSVVFSQFTSYLDLIEAELSIHEISTLRFDGTLSQSARSDVLDKFKNDPSKRVLLISLKAGGVGLNLVCAQKAYMMDPWWSYAIESQAIDRIHRMGQTSEVTVVRYIMEGTVEERMLKIQDRKKFLASSTLGMSEDEKKAQRLEDIKMLFEE; this is translated from the coding sequence ATGACTGGACTCAGTGACTATAAAGAATATTATAAAGAAAGGTCTAGCGGTGAACGTCCGAGCAAGAGGGTCAAATTCTTTACACAAGAGACGCAAACAATCCAAAATCTTCCTGATACCGCACCGGCCACTCAGACCTCTTTCAGATCAGAGCTCGAATCTGTAGTTGGCCCAATAGATGATTCATTAAGTAAAAAACTTGAAGATAAGGCCAATGGCGATGTTCAACGAGCCATTAACTTTTACTTTGACAGATCACAGATAGATCTGGGTCATACAAGCGACTCGGTCACTTTGGCCGAGAACGAGCCTGCTGATATACATACCGAAGACGAATCAACGAGTCCACTATTCGCCAACGAACCATCTGATTCTATAACGCTAGACAATAACGTTTTAGAGCATCCGGATCCCAGCCCACCGAGATCAGATAGTGATGGCTTGGTTGACACAGACGCCCCAAGTGCGGAAAGTTCACACGCCACCTTGTCTAGCTCTCTGACAAATATCCAGCCTGTCGAACTATCGAATAACACGTCATCTTCACAgtctccaccaccagctgaaTCCTCCTGGGAAAAACGATACATAGGAAGCTTTCAAGCTGAGGTGTGGGCTACGCGGTCGGGTCTAAAACTAGTAGAGTACCAAGAGAAGCTTTCAGTTGACCGGGCGGCGACTGCTGTGGCACCATCTAATTATGGATCAGGTTTTGGCTCTAAAGAAGATTTTGTTATTCGTATCTCGAATTCCAAGGGCCAGGATTTTGCTCGTTTGTCAGAAAATGATGCTCGCATAGTAGCATTACTAATCGATACCAATGTTTGTAGTTTCAGTGGAACATGCATTTATGCTGATTCTTATGTTCGAATTGGAGGCTACATCATCATTCAAATTGACTGTTTCATAAAACGTAGTGCATTTTATAAGGATTTGATTCTTCCTGACTCGGCAACTCGTGTGCTTGGAAGAAAATTTAGAGCCAACAATGCAAACAGCTCAAATGCTCTGCAACTCTTCGACAATGCAAAAGAAAACGGTTACGAAAGGGTGATGAGACTCCGGCAGTTAGCGCTGACGGGCTTATTTGGTAAGCTTGGGCTCAACGCAAgcgatgacgatgacaaCGAAGAAAAATCGTCTGGCGAATCTTACAACGGACCGGATCTGGTCAAAGGGACTCAGCTAATGGGCAGTCAAATCCCGAATACAAGCTTAAATGGTAATGGTGGCGACACAGCATCTCCGTCCgacgatgaggaagaaggtAGAGATGTCGGACAAGATGATTTAGATGCATTATATAAAAGATCAGAGCGACCGGATGTCCACCTTGATCCTGTAGAACCTGCACCGtcatttgcatttgaaCTGAGGCCATACCAGAAAAAGGGATTGAACTGGATGATACAGAAAGAAACTGCCGTCGTTGCTTCATCAAGCCCAGCATCAAGTCAGGTAGAGAGAAGTGCTGATGAGGAGAACCCGAATAATGAACCTATGCACCCACTGTGGCAGGCCATTGAATGGCCACCAATCCCAACTCAACATGAAGAAGACGTAGTTTACTCCAAGGGAGCTCGATTCTACGCTAATCTCTATTCTGGCGAGCTTAGTCTGAAGTTTCCTACACAGAAGAAATCTGTACTTGGTGGAATTCTTGCTGATGAAATGGGTCTAGGTAAGACAATTTCCACAATGGCCCTTGTTCACTCATGCCAGGATACAGTACCGACCGCAACGTCTccaaagagaaagaatTATTTGGCTAATACCACTTTAGTCATTGCTCCCATGTCACTACTTTCTCAGTGGGAATCTGAAGCGTTGGCATCCTCTGGTCCAGGAACTGTAAATGTGCTGGTCTATTATGGATCATCAGCCTCGTCTGAGTTCCGTAAATTAGTCGATTCGAAAGAAAAAGtaccaaaaataatcatCACCAGTTACGGAACACTAGTTTCTGAGTATAACAACCTGGTTCGGTTTAGAAAGGCTAATGGCTATGATGTTAATAACGAATCGTGGCAAAACAGCGAAGATTTGAAGTTGTTTGACTTTTACAATTACACATTCTACAGGATAGTCCTTGATGAGGGCCATACCATCAAAAATAGGAACACTAAGACCACAAAGGCTTGCTATGAACTGAGATCGGATAAGAAATGGGTACTAACAGGTACTCCCATTGTGAACAAACTGGAGGATCTCTATAGTATTGTCAAGTTTCTTGGCGTTGAACCATGGAAcaatttcaatttttgGCGGTCTTTCATCACCATTCCATTTCAGTCCAAAGGTTACGTCAAGGCTCTACATGTTGTTCAAAGTGTGATGGAACCTCTAGTTTTACGACGAACCAAAAATATGAAGCAAGAAGACGGCCAAGCTCTCGTTGTTCTACCTTCCAAGACAGTAAAGATTGAACGAGTAAAAttttctgaagatgaacaAGCTCTTTACTCATATATTTTTGCAAGGGTCAAGTCGTCGTTTGATAAAAAGCTTGAGCATGGTACAGTGATGAAGTCGTATACAGCTATTTTATCACAAATTCTCCGCCTGCGCCAGACGTGCTGCCACCCGTCTCTTGTTTGGTCCAAGTTTAATGAGCAAGTTGAGAACGAGCTTGATGACGATATGGCGGTCGAAAGAGATGAAATGGGAACAGACTCTTCCCAACCTGAATCTGAGATTTTCAATCTGAGAAATAAGGACCTCAAAGATATTCTGAATCGGTTTAATCAAGCAGATTCGAACGAGGACAATTTTCAACAAACATATGGAGCAGAGGTCATGAGAGGTATTATCGACGGTACCGAGAAAGAGTGTCCTATCTGTACTACAGAGCCCATTCCAAATGATGAGCTAGCAGTCACCGAATGTTGGCATGTGGCGTGTCTCGCGTGTATATTAAAGCATATTGagtttcaaaagaagaagaatgaaGTTCCAAGATGTCCTACCTGTCGGGCAACTATTAATGCCAAACGGCTCTTCCAAGTCAGTAGTGATTCATCTAAACTCACGTTATATCGTGATAAAACGAGCCAGTCGGCCAAATTACGATGTCTAATCGCATCATTACAGgctgatatcaacaataataCAAAGTCAGTGGTTTTCTCACAGTTCACCTCATATCTAGATCTCATCGAGGCTGAGCTTAGCATTCATGAGATCTCGACGCTGCGGTTTGATGGTACATTGAGCCAAAGTGCAAGAAGTGACGTGCTGGATAAGTTCAAGAACGACCCTAGCAAACGAGTCCTATTGATCAGTTTGAAAGCCGGTGGTGTTGGCTTGAACCTCGTTTGTGCTCAAAAAGCATACATGATGGACCCCTGGTGGTCGTATGCAATCGAATCTCAGGCTATCGACCGGATCCATCGTATGGGTCAAACATCAGAGGTCACCGTCGTGCGGTATATAATGGAGGGTACTGTTGAGGAACGAATGCTAAAAATTCAAGACAGAAAAAAGTTCCTCGCCTCGTCAACATTGGGCATGTCTGAAGATGAGAAGAAAGCACAAAGACTGGAAGACATTAAAATGCTGTTTGAAGAGTAG
- a CDS encoding Disintegrin and metalloproteinase domain-containing protein 30, producing the protein MPNAPTIPCDSKALISCETAPVGAPQEVAGGLVVAGAQISETADEIALEIAADEAAPEVGDPEAPEEAPPAPEEAAPEVGDPETPDEALLAPEEAEPEVGDPEAPEEAPLAPDEAAPEVGDPEAPEEAPLAPDEAAPEVADPEAPEEIPLAPEEAAPEVADPEAPEEAPLAPDEAAPEEAAPEEAPLAPEEAAPEADPEAPEEAPLALDEAAPEVGDPEAPEEEPLAPEEAAPEVADPEAPEEAPLAPDEAAPEEAAPEEAPEEAAPEVADPEAPEEAPLAPDEAAPEVGDPEAPEEAPLAPEEAAPEVADPEAPEEAPLAPEEAAPEGVDPEALEEAAPDEAPLAPEEAAPDEAPLAPDEAAPEEITLAPEEAALEAPEVTKELLLAEVMAAADETLKEDDDGSVQIRRVVDTAPPPQTEVVGF; encoded by the exons ATGCCCAATGCACCGACGATACCTTGCGATT CGAAAGCACTGATAAGCTGTGAAACAGCTCCAGTAGGTGCTCCACAAGAAGTAGCAGGAGGTTTGGTTGTAGCAGGAGCACAGATATCCGAGACAGCAGATGAAATTGCACTCGaaatagcagcagatgaagcagcgCCAGAAGTtggagatccagaagcaccCGAGGAAGCACCaccggcaccagaagaagcagcacctgaagtAGGGGATCCAGAAACACCGGATGAAGCACTGCTAgctccagaagaagcagaaccCGAAGTgggagatccagaagcaccCGAGGAAGCGCCgctagcaccagatgaagcagcacccgAAGTGGGAGATCCAGAGGCACCCGAGGAAGCACCgctagcaccagatgaagcagcacccgAAGTGGCAGATCCAGAGGCACCCGAGGAAATTCCGCTagcacctgaagaagcagcacccgaAGTGGCAGATCCAGAGGCACCCGAGGAAGCACCGCTAGCAcctgatgaagcagcaccggaagaagcagcacccgaggaagcaccgctagcacctgaagaagcagcacctgagGCAGATCCAGAGGCACCCGAGGAAGCACCGCTAGCactagatgaagcagcacccgAAGTGGGAGATCCAGAGGCACCCGAGGAAGAACCGCTagcacctgaagaagcagcacccgaAGTGGCAGATCCAGAGGCACCCGAGGAAGCACCGCTAGCACCTGAtgaggcagcaccagaagaagcagcacccgaGGAagcacctgaagaagcagcacctgaagtGGCAGATCCAGAGGCACCCGAGGAAGCACCgctagcaccagatgaagcagcacccgAAGTGGGAGATCCAGAGGCACCCGAGGAAGCACCGCTagcacctgaagaagcagcacccgaAGTGGCAGATCCAGAGGCACCCGAGGAAGCACCGCTagcacctgaagaagcagcacccgaAGGGGTAGATCCAGAGGCACTCGAGGAAGCAGCGCCTGATGAAGCACCGctggcaccagaagaagcagcgcCTGATGAAGCACCgctagcaccagatgaagcagcacctgagGAAATAACACTAGcgccagaagaagcagcactcGAAGCTCCTGAAGTGACTAAAGAGCTACTCTTAGCTGAAGTGATGGCTGCAGCGGACGAAACACtcaaagaagatgatgatggcaGCGTACAAATAAGACGCGTCGTAGATACGGCACCGCCACCACAGACAGAGGTGGTAGGGTTCTGA